Proteins from a single region of Labedella gwakjiensis:
- a CDS encoding methionine ABC transporter ATP-binding protein, translating into MPLVQIRDVTKVYPPSTRGGEPVRAIDGVDLDIEEGDVYGIIGYSGAGKSTLVRLINALEPATSGSIVVDGTDITTLPERDLRKLRLGIGMIFQQFNLFSSRTVRGNIAYPLQVAGRPKAEIRARVTELLDFVGLADKARNYPDQLSGGQKQRVGIARALATSPRILLADEATSALDPETTQEVLELLRTVNRDLGVTIVVITHEMDVVQSLATKVAVMEHGRVIESGDVFDVFSNPQLPASQRFVSTVVKGVPSEVELAALRARHSGRFVTVTFRDGGASQSDVFLEFGREGIGFELVYGGVNEIQGRAFGNLTLELTGADERIDAVIARLRDRVEIVEVV; encoded by the coding sequence GTGCCGCTCGTACAGATCCGCGACGTGACGAAGGTGTACCCCCCGTCCACGAGAGGCGGTGAACCGGTCCGCGCGATCGACGGCGTCGACCTCGACATAGAGGAGGGCGACGTCTACGGCATCATCGGCTACTCGGGCGCGGGCAAGAGCACCCTCGTGCGGCTCATCAACGCGCTCGAACCCGCGACCTCCGGCAGCATCGTTGTGGACGGCACCGACATCACGACCCTCCCCGAGCGCGACTTGCGGAAGCTGAGGCTCGGAATCGGCATGATCTTCCAGCAGTTTAACCTCTTCTCCTCGCGCACCGTGCGCGGCAACATCGCGTACCCGCTGCAGGTGGCCGGCCGTCCCAAGGCGGAGATCCGGGCACGTGTCACCGAACTCCTCGACTTCGTGGGGCTCGCGGACAAGGCACGCAACTACCCCGATCAGCTCTCCGGGGGGCAGAAGCAGCGCGTGGGCATCGCCCGCGCGCTCGCGACCTCTCCGCGCATCCTCCTCGCCGACGAGGCGACGAGCGCGCTCGACCCGGAGACGACGCAGGAGGTCCTCGAGCTCCTCCGCACCGTGAACCGCGACCTCGGGGTGACGATCGTCGTCATCACCCACGAGATGGACGTGGTCCAGTCGCTCGCGACGAAGGTCGCCGTCATGGAGCACGGCCGCGTGATCGAGTCCGGCGACGTCTTCGACGTCTTCTCGAACCCCCAGCTGCCCGCCTCGCAGCGGTTCGTGTCCACCGTCGTGAAGGGCGTGCCGTCCGAGGTCGAGCTCGCCGCCTTGCGTGCCCGCCACTCGGGGCGTTTCGTCACCGTCACGTTCCGCGACGGCGGCGCGAGCCAGTCCGACGTGTTCCTCGAGTTCGGCCGGGAGGGCATCGGCTTCGAGCTCGTCTACGGCGGGGTCAACGAGATCCAGGGGCGCGCGTTCGGGAACCTCACTCTCGAGCTCACCGGGGCGGACGAACGGATCGACGCGGTCATCGCGCGATTGCGCGACCGCGTCGAGATCGTGGAGGTCGTGTGA
- a CDS encoding MetQ/NlpA family ABC transporter substrate-binding protein — MPITRKRIAAAISGIALVGLLAGCGAGAGDAPAAEDKGTEANPVKIGVVGASDPYWDDYVDAAADEGITVELVDFAEYTQPNPALTAGELDLNQFQHIVYLAQYNEEAGEDLQPIGSTAIYPLPLYSTQYDSVEDIPDGAEIAIPNDESNQARALLVLQSAGLIELEGGGDSFSTPDDIIADDSRVTVTPLAADLTATSLPDVAAAIINNDFATKAGLSADDVIAQDDPNDPNALPYVNVFAARSADADNETYAKLVEIYQDTKAVTDGVVDNSGGTAVMVKIPAEDLVSSLETVQTGIAEQG; from the coding sequence ATGCCCATCACACGGAAGAGGATCGCCGCCGCGATCTCGGGAATCGCTCTCGTCGGCCTGCTCGCGGGATGCGGTGCAGGAGCGGGCGACGCCCCTGCAGCCGAGGACAAGGGAACCGAGGCGAACCCCGTCAAGATCGGCGTCGTCGGCGCGAGCGACCCGTACTGGGACGACTACGTCGACGCCGCGGCCGACGAGGGCATCACGGTCGAGCTCGTCGACTTCGCCGAGTACACGCAGCCGAACCCGGCGCTGACGGCCGGGGAGCTCGACCTCAACCAGTTCCAGCACATCGTCTACCTCGCGCAGTACAACGAGGAGGCCGGAGAGGACCTCCAGCCGATCGGCTCGACGGCCATCTACCCGCTCCCGCTCTACTCGACCCAGTACGACTCGGTCGAGGACATCCCCGACGGCGCCGAGATCGCCATCCCGAACGACGAGAGCAACCAGGCGCGTGCGCTCCTCGTCCTGCAGTCCGCCGGGCTCATCGAGCTCGAAGGCGGCGGGGACAGCTTCTCCACCCCTGACGACATCATCGCCGACGACTCGCGTGTGACGGTGACGCCGCTCGCGGCCGACCTCACGGCGACGTCGCTGCCCGACGTCGCCGCCGCGATCATCAACAACGACTTCGCCACGAAGGCCGGTCTGTCGGCTGACGACGTCATCGCGCAGGACGACCCGAACGACCCGAACGCGCTGCCCTACGTCAACGTCTTCGCGGCCCGCTCGGCCGACGCCGACAACGAGACGTACGCGAAGCTCGTCGAGATCTACCAGGACACGAAGGCCGTCACCGACGGCGTCGTCGACAACTCGGGCGGCACCGCGGTCATGGTGAAGATCCCCGCAGAGGACCTCGTCTCCTCGCTCGAGACCGTTCAGACGGGCATCGCCGAGCAGGGCTGA
- a CDS encoding ABC-F family ATP-binding cassette domain-containing protein produces MAHLLGAERLRLEYPTRVVFDGVTVGVSEGDRIGVVGRNGDGKSTLLSLLAGRLEPDDGRVTSRRGVTIGMLDQGDVLDPSLTVSAAIVGDRADHEWAGDARIRDVIAGLVSDIAWDTTLSTLSGGQQRRVALAALLVGDWDVVMLDEPTNHLDVEGIAWLAQHLAARWGSSSGGLVVVTHDRWFLDAVCTTTWEVHDGIVESFEGGYAAYILQRVERDRMAAASEARRQNLMRKELAWLRRGAPARTSKPKFRIDAATELIADEPPPRNSVALSRLATARLGKDVVDLEDIGVVFDGRQVLDGITWRIAPGERTGILGANGAGKSTLLSLVAGTLEPTSGKVKRGKTVNVATLSQRLQELEGLGHERVRDVVGRLRTAYQVGDKELSPGQLLERLGFSSAQLSTAIGELSGGQRRRLQLLLVLLSEPNVLILDEPTNDMDTDMLAAIEDLLDEWPGTLLVVSHDRYLVERVTDQQYAVIGGKLRHLPNGVDEYVRLRALEEDARSGSLHESSFAASNASAASAPTASGLSGAERRTAEKELSATERRIVKLEKEKEALHLQLAESDQSDYENLGSLQSRLQAIADEVDTLELRWLELQEQLG; encoded by the coding sequence GTGGCACATCTTCTCGGGGCTGAACGGCTCCGCCTCGAGTACCCGACCCGCGTCGTCTTCGACGGCGTCACCGTCGGCGTCTCTGAAGGCGACAGGATCGGCGTCGTCGGGCGCAACGGCGACGGCAAGTCGACCCTCCTCTCCCTCCTGGCCGGACGGCTCGAACCCGACGACGGGCGCGTCACATCGCGTCGCGGGGTCACGATCGGGATGCTCGACCAGGGCGACGTCCTCGATCCGTCGCTGACGGTGTCGGCGGCGATCGTCGGGGACCGTGCGGACCACGAGTGGGCAGGGGATGCCCGGATCCGCGACGTCATCGCCGGTCTCGTGTCCGACATCGCGTGGGACACGACGCTCTCGACCCTCTCGGGCGGGCAGCAGCGCCGGGTGGCGCTCGCCGCGCTCCTCGTGGGCGACTGGGACGTCGTCATGCTCGACGAGCCCACCAACCACCTCGACGTCGAGGGCATCGCGTGGCTCGCCCAGCACCTCGCGGCCCGCTGGGGGTCGTCGTCCGGTGGCCTCGTGGTCGTGACCCACGACCGGTGGTTCCTCGACGCCGTGTGCACCACGACGTGGGAGGTCCACGACGGGATCGTCGAGTCCTTCGAGGGCGGCTACGCCGCGTACATCCTGCAGCGCGTCGAGCGGGATCGTATGGCGGCAGCCTCCGAGGCCCGCCGCCAGAACCTCATGCGCAAGGAACTCGCGTGGCTGCGCCGCGGTGCCCCCGCACGCACGTCGAAGCCCAAGTTCCGCATCGACGCGGCCACCGAGCTCATCGCGGATGAACCGCCTCCCCGCAACAGCGTGGCCTTGTCGCGTCTCGCCACGGCGCGCCTCGGCAAGGACGTCGTCGACCTCGAGGACATCGGCGTCGTCTTCGACGGTCGCCAGGTGCTCGACGGCATCACCTGGCGCATCGCGCCGGGGGAGCGCACAGGAATCCTGGGGGCGAACGGCGCGGGCAAGTCGACGCTCCTCTCCCTCGTCGCCGGCACCCTCGAACCGACGAGCGGGAAGGTCAAGCGCGGCAAGACCGTCAACGTCGCGACGCTGTCCCAGCGCCTCCAGGAGCTCGAAGGCCTCGGGCACGAGCGGGTCCGCGACGTCGTCGGCCGGCTGCGCACCGCCTATCAGGTCGGCGACAAGGAGCTCTCTCCCGGTCAGCTGCTCGAACGGCTCGGCTTCTCGAGTGCGCAGCTCTCGACCGCGATCGGTGAGCTCTCAGGCGGTCAGCGCCGTCGCCTCCAGCTCCTCCTCGTGCTGCTGTCCGAGCCGAACGTGCTCATCCTCGACGAGCCGACGAACGACATGGACACCGACATGCTCGCGGCGATCGAGGATCTCCTGGACGAGTGGCCCGGCACGCTCCTCGTCGTCTCTCACGACCGGTACCTCGTGGAGCGCGTGACGGATCAGCAGTACGCCGTCATCGGCGGGAAGCTGCGCCACCTCCCGAACGGCGTCGACGAGTACGTGCGGCTCCGCGCGCTCGAGGAGGACGCCCGCTCCGGGTCGCTTCACGAGTCGTCGTTCGCGGCTTCGAACGCATCGGCCGCCTCGGCGCCCACGGCCTCGGGTCTCAGCGGCGCGGAGCGCCGTACGGCCGAGAAGGAGTTGTCCGCGACGGAGCGTCGCATCGTGAAGCTCGAGAAGGAGAAGGAGGCCCTGCACCTCCAGCTCGCCGAGTCCGACCAGAGCGACTACGAGAACCTCGGCTCCCTCCAGAGCCGCCTCCAGGCGATCGCCGACGAGGTCGACACCCTCGAGCTCCGCTGGCTCGAGCTGCAGGAACAGCTGGGCTGA
- a CDS encoding LuxR family transcriptional regulator, whose protein sequence is MHRRTPTPLIARSAELAAIAESAERARSNAASVLLTGPPGYGKTALLDEAVSRLDDRRVIRVRAASFESDLAYTTAEAIARRIGAHLPTTRDDDAVDPLSVGRAILDAVDALDEPLCVVVDDIQWVDAASARALRFVLRRLDTQPLLVIRAGRPGSTPLTTTIPRLSESDALADIEIALRPFTAEDTQELAASVLGRPVSRRSAARLTDSCGGSPLVVSSAIRNALANGPVLVHPGADDLVVPEDSSLSRQVGDTLASATPAARDTTVIAAVLRDPTPLVRLRAIGARLGRTTDIDAAAALGLVRLRDQDGVTVIEPDHALIADIVVATLPHAERITLHAAAAAEFGGHRALRHRVEAADTADSSLADDLIDAARSAADTGNPDNAVELALTALRIAGTGTADEERLLQQVGLIAIRTRRHERVFSLVPAFERLPRTLARELVLLELYTLTGRSVEAMARGEGVLSDPSDTPDARAIRAVAAEAIARVQLAMQDFGPVVAQTRKALDLVSAAPSDPSELDDPTLAWLVAPVDIELRALGWRIAGAARTGDVQTILATIDDLDRLFAAGPDRPATIDALVTRARVFLGMGDLDRAVADLARADVLLRRFSTSWTGGIGRAIYAHILFLTGQWDASVTIADTAVGLALDETNLSGWPIALAVSALVRAARGESDATAERVSAAADAASRWSFSAYDREIPDTALAESARAVGDRAGQLAATDALAADPPSGSSHAWIAYRIDAFVALGRSTEARPLLSLCRDPRSGWRPSSGALDWLIGRVEEGAGNTTVAIDAYRRAVNDPANARFPFPRAIARHDLARALVAANRPGEAATELTAAIDEFRRLGAAPYLARSVTALATVQRLATDASLRSSHADPLDALTTRERQVAYALSTGLTNREIAESLYVSVTTVNFHVRNILGKLGLSSRRELRSLIGSRAAPTGRRPRIIS, encoded by the coding sequence GTGCACCGAAGGACGCCGACCCCTCTTATCGCCCGATCGGCCGAACTGGCGGCCATCGCCGAGAGCGCCGAACGCGCACGGTCGAACGCCGCCTCCGTCCTGCTGACGGGGCCACCCGGCTACGGCAAGACCGCCCTCCTCGACGAGGCCGTGAGCCGACTCGACGACCGTCGTGTGATCCGGGTCCGAGCGGCCTCGTTCGAATCGGATCTCGCGTACACGACCGCCGAGGCCATCGCCCGACGCATCGGTGCGCACCTCCCGACGACCCGGGACGACGACGCGGTCGATCCCCTGAGCGTCGGCCGGGCGATCCTCGACGCCGTCGACGCCCTCGACGAGCCCCTCTGCGTCGTGGTGGACGACATCCAGTGGGTGGACGCGGCGTCCGCGCGTGCACTCCGCTTCGTGCTCCGCCGACTCGACACACAGCCCCTGCTCGTCATCCGCGCCGGACGTCCCGGATCGACGCCCCTCACGACGACGATCCCCCGCCTCTCGGAATCGGATGCCCTCGCGGACATCGAAATCGCCCTGAGGCCCTTCACCGCCGAAGACACGCAGGAGTTGGCGGCCTCCGTCCTCGGCCGCCCGGTGTCCCGCCGCTCCGCCGCTCGGCTCACCGACTCCTGCGGCGGATCGCCTCTCGTCGTGTCGTCGGCGATCCGCAACGCGCTCGCGAACGGCCCCGTCCTCGTCCACCCGGGGGCTGACGACCTCGTCGTGCCGGAGGACTCCTCGCTGAGCCGCCAGGTCGGCGATACCCTGGCGAGCGCGACGCCCGCTGCACGCGACACCACCGTGATCGCCGCCGTCCTCCGGGACCCGACCCCCCTCGTGCGGCTCCGCGCCATCGGGGCGCGCCTCGGACGCACCACCGACATCGACGCGGCTGCAGCCCTCGGCCTCGTCCGACTCCGTGACCAGGACGGCGTGACCGTGATCGAGCCGGACCACGCGCTCATCGCCGACATCGTCGTCGCGACGCTCCCCCACGCCGAGCGGATCACGCTGCACGCCGCGGCCGCCGCCGAATTCGGGGGCCACCGAGCGCTGCGTCACCGCGTCGAGGCGGCGGACACCGCCGATTCGTCGCTCGCCGACGACCTCATCGACGCGGCGCGGAGCGCGGCCGACACCGGGAACCCCGACAACGCGGTGGAACTCGCCCTCACCGCGCTGCGCATCGCAGGGACGGGCACAGCCGACGAGGAACGGCTCCTTCAGCAGGTGGGGCTGATCGCCATCCGGACCCGTCGCCACGAGCGCGTGTTCTCTCTCGTCCCCGCATTCGAGCGCCTTCCCCGCACCCTCGCTCGCGAGCTCGTCCTCCTCGAGCTATACACCCTCACCGGCCGGTCGGTCGAGGCCATGGCACGGGGAGAGGGGGTGCTCTCCGACCCGTCGGACACCCCGGATGCACGGGCGATCCGCGCGGTTGCGGCGGAGGCGATCGCGCGCGTCCAGCTGGCCATGCAGGACTTCGGGCCCGTCGTGGCCCAGACCCGGAAGGCCCTCGACCTCGTGTCGGCCGCACCGAGCGATCCGTCGGAACTCGACGACCCGACCCTCGCCTGGCTGGTCGCTCCCGTGGATATCGAGCTGCGTGCGCTCGGTTGGCGGATCGCCGGGGCGGCCCGCACGGGCGACGTCCAGACGATCCTCGCCACGATCGACGATCTCGACCGGCTCTTCGCCGCGGGACCGGACCGGCCTGCCACGATCGACGCCCTCGTCACTCGAGCGCGCGTGTTCCTCGGGATGGGCGACCTCGATCGCGCCGTCGCCGATCTCGCACGCGCCGACGTGCTCCTCCGGCGGTTCTCCACGAGCTGGACGGGTGGAATCGGGCGCGCGATCTACGCCCACATCCTCTTCCTCACGGGACAGTGGGACGCATCCGTGACGATCGCCGATACCGCGGTCGGACTCGCGCTCGACGAGACGAACCTGTCCGGCTGGCCGATAGCCCTCGCCGTCTCGGCACTCGTCCGCGCCGCGCGCGGCGAATCCGACGCCACGGCCGAACGGGTCAGCGCCGCCGCCGATGCGGCCTCGCGCTGGAGCTTCTCCGCCTACGACCGTGAGATCCCCGACACGGCGCTCGCCGAGTCGGCACGCGCCGTCGGCGACAGGGCCGGGCAGCTGGCGGCGACGGACGCCCTCGCCGCGGATCCGCCGAGCGGATCGTCGCACGCCTGGATCGCCTACCGCATCGACGCCTTCGTGGCACTCGGCCGGAGCACCGAGGCTCGACCTCTCCTGTCCCTCTGTCGCGACCCCCGCAGCGGCTGGCGTCCGAGTTCCGGCGCGCTCGACTGGCTCATCGGGCGCGTCGAGGAGGGCGCGGGGAACACGACGGTCGCGATCGACGCCTACCGGCGGGCTGTGAACGATCCCGCGAACGCCCGTTTCCCGTTCCCCCGCGCGATCGCGCGACACGATCTCGCCCGCGCCCTCGTCGCCGCGAACCGGCCGGGCGAGGCCGCGACCGAACTGACGGCGGCGATCGACGAGTTCCGGCGTCTCGGGGCGGCCCCGTATCTCGCCCGTTCCGTCACGGCGCTGGCGACCGTCCAGCGTCTCGCGACGGACGCGTCGCTGCGGTCGTCGCACGCCGACCCCCTCGACGCGCTGACGACGCGGGAGCGCCAGGTCGCCTACGCTCTCAGCACCGGGCTCACGAACCGCGAGATCGCCGAGTCCCTCTACGTCTCCGTCACCACGGTGAACTTCCACGTGCGGAACATCCTGGGCAAGCTCGGCCTCTCGTCCCGCCGTGAGCTCCGTTCTCTCATCGGCAGCCGCGCCGCCCCAACCGGCCGTCGGCCGCGCATCATCTCGTGA
- a CDS encoding 4-(cytidine 5'-diphospho)-2-C-methyl-D-erythritol kinase produces the protein MGAGDLGAADARRRDTNATDPDRSVHVRAPGKINVFLRVGEVREDGYHDLATAYQAVSLYEDVVAHHDDGFSVSFTGSVDVSSLPTDSSNLAMRAARALARRTGYRGGVHLEIDKNVPIAGGMGGGSADAAAALVACDALWGTALSREQLLKLAARLGADVPFALMGGTAIGTDRGDRLSPALARGTFHWVLAFSDEGMSTPHVYTALDAHRERYAADIRPVSTAPTVEANVLQALRAGDPEMLADCLSNDLQAPALRLRPELAEVLELGETSGALAGIVSGSGPTVALLAADAESAIDLHVALSASGLRAARVTGPVAGARVVAD, from the coding sequence ATGGGAGCCGGGGACCTGGGAGCCGCAGACGCGAGACGTCGCGACACGAACGCGACAGACCCCGACCGTTCCGTCCATGTCAGGGCGCCGGGCAAGATCAACGTCTTCCTGCGCGTCGGCGAGGTGCGTGAGGACGGATACCACGACCTCGCGACCGCCTACCAGGCGGTCTCGCTCTACGAGGATGTCGTCGCCCACCACGACGACGGCTTCTCCGTGTCGTTCACCGGTTCGGTCGATGTGTCGTCCCTCCCGACGGATTCCTCGAACCTCGCCATGCGTGCGGCCCGAGCACTCGCTCGACGGACGGGCTACCGTGGGGGAGTCCATCTCGAGATCGACAAGAACGTCCCGATCGCCGGGGGAATGGGAGGCGGCTCGGCCGATGCCGCTGCCGCTCTCGTGGCCTGCGACGCCCTGTGGGGCACGGCGCTCTCGCGAGAGCAGCTGCTGAAACTCGCTGCCCGGTTGGGCGCCGACGTCCCCTTCGCCCTCATGGGCGGCACCGCCATCGGAACGGATCGGGGAGACCGGCTGTCTCCGGCACTCGCCCGCGGTACGTTCCACTGGGTCCTCGCGTTCTCGGACGAGGGAATGTCGACGCCGCACGTCTATACGGCTCTCGACGCCCACCGGGAGCGCTACGCCGCGGACATCCGCCCGGTCTCCACCGCACCGACCGTCGAGGCGAACGTCCTCCAGGCGCTCAGAGCCGGCGACCCCGAGATGCTCGCCGATTGCCTGTCGAACGACCTCCAGGCGCCGGCACTCCGCCTCCGGCCGGAACTCGCAGAGGTTCTCGAGCTCGGGGAGACGAGCGGAGCACTCGCCGGGATCGTGTCGGGCTCCGGGCCGACCGTTGCGCTCCTCGCGGCCGACGCCGAGTCGGCCATCGACCTCCACGTCGCCCTGAGCGCCTCGGGGCTTCGGGCGGCGCGCGTGACAGGACCGGTGGCCGGGGCGCGCGTCGTCGCGGACTGA
- the rsmA gene encoding 16S rRNA (adenine(1518)-N(6)/adenine(1519)-N(6))-dimethyltransferase RsmA, protein MTGTDVRLLGPAEIRDLAEALDLQPTKKLGQNFVIDANTVRKIVSTAGVREGETVVEIGPGLGSLTLGLLAAGARVIAVEIDRRLAAQLPETVGLLAPHSELMVVHEDAMRITELPGDPVRLVANLPYNVSVPVLLHFLEHFPLLRSGVVMVQAEVGHRLAASPGSKVYGSPSVKAAWYGSWRTAGNVGRQVFWPVPNVDSVLVSFERADEEPGDEELRRATFDVVDAAFGQRRKMLRQSLSVLFGDSARASAALESAGVATTARGEELGVESFIAMGRALLAVRSAPDRD, encoded by the coding sequence ATGACCGGCACGGACGTCCGACTCCTCGGCCCCGCGGAGATCCGCGACCTCGCCGAGGCCCTCGACCTGCAGCCGACGAAGAAGCTCGGCCAGAATTTCGTGATCGACGCAAACACGGTGAGGAAGATCGTCTCCACGGCCGGCGTGCGCGAAGGCGAGACGGTGGTCGAGATCGGTCCGGGGCTCGGCTCCCTCACTCTCGGCCTCCTCGCCGCCGGTGCCCGGGTCATCGCGGTGGAGATCGATCGCCGCCTCGCCGCTCAACTGCCGGAGACCGTCGGGCTGCTCGCGCCGCACTCCGAGTTGATGGTCGTGCACGAGGACGCCATGCGCATCACGGAGCTGCCGGGCGACCCCGTGAGGCTCGTCGCGAACCTCCCGTACAACGTGTCCGTCCCGGTGCTGCTCCATTTCCTCGAGCACTTCCCCCTGCTGCGCTCCGGCGTGGTCATGGTGCAGGCGGAGGTCGGACATCGTCTCGCCGCCTCACCCGGGTCGAAGGTCTACGGATCACCGAGCGTGAAGGCCGCATGGTACGGCTCGTGGCGTACCGCCGGCAACGTGGGGCGGCAGGTGTTCTGGCCCGTTCCGAACGTCGACTCCGTGCTCGTATCCTTCGAACGGGCCGATGAGGAGCCCGGCGACGAGGAGCTGCGGCGTGCCACGTTCGACGTGGTCGACGCCGCGTTCGGTCAGCGCCGGAAGATGCTGCGCCAGTCCCTCTCGGTGCTCTTCGGCGATTCGGCGCGCGCGAGTGCCGCGCTGGAATCCGCGGGGGTCGCCACCACGGCACGGGGCGAGGAGCTCGGCGTCGAGAGCTTCATCGCGATGGGTCGCGCACTCCTCGCGGTCCGGAGCGCGCCGGACCGGGACTGA
- a CDS encoding TatD family hydrolase — translation MAEESHLRSRSEQGRRDRRWPDEPQPLAVAVYDNHTHLEVADGDDPLDVATQLARATAAGVRGVVQVGTDVPTSIWSAELAAAEPRVLAAVAIHPNDAPELAEAGELDAALETIAELAARPRVRAVGETGLDFFRTGDEGRDAQFAAFEAHIDIAKRTGTALQIHDRDAHDEVVETLLRVGAPERTVFHCFSGDEALARICADHGWYLSFAGTVSFSNAGRLREALAVAPRELVLVETDAPYLTPTPFRGRPNAPYLIPYTLRSMAATLDVAEDELAASIAANTERVYGSWDEELA, via the coding sequence ATGGCGGAGGAATCGCATCTGAGGTCTCGGTCCGAGCAGGGTCGTCGAGATCGCCGCTGGCCGGACGAGCCGCAGCCGCTCGCGGTGGCGGTGTACGACAACCACACGCACCTCGAGGTGGCCGACGGCGACGACCCGCTCGACGTCGCCACGCAGCTGGCTCGGGCCACGGCTGCGGGCGTCCGCGGCGTCGTGCAGGTCGGCACGGACGTGCCGACCTCGATCTGGAGCGCCGAGCTCGCTGCGGCTGAACCGCGGGTCCTCGCCGCCGTCGCGATCCACCCGAACGACGCCCCCGAGCTCGCGGAGGCCGGTGAGCTCGACGCGGCCCTCGAGACGATCGCCGAGCTCGCCGCGCGACCCCGGGTGCGGGCCGTCGGCGAGACGGGACTCGACTTCTTCCGTACGGGTGACGAGGGGCGCGACGCCCAGTTCGCCGCCTTCGAGGCGCACATCGACATCGCCAAGCGCACGGGAACGGCCCTGCAGATCCACGACAGGGACGCCCACGACGAGGTCGTCGAGACGCTCCTGCGCGTCGGCGCCCCGGAGAGGACGGTCTTCCACTGCTTCTCCGGAGACGAGGCCCTCGCCCGGATCTGCGCCGACCACGGCTGGTACCTCTCCTTCGCCGGAACCGTGAGCTTCTCGAACGCCGGCCGTCTGCGCGAGGCGCTCGCCGTCGCCCCGCGCGAGCTCGTCCTCGTCGAGACGGACGCCCCGTACCTCACGCCCACGCCGTTCAGGGGGCGGCCGAACGCGCCGTACCTCATCCCGTACACGCTGCGGTCCATGGCTGCGACGCTCGACGTGGCGGAGGACGAGCTCGCCGCGTCGATCGCCGCGAACACCGAGCGCGTCTACGGCTCGTGGGACGAGGAGCTCGCATGA